Proteins encoded together in one Entomobacter blattae window:
- a CDS encoding sensor histidine kinase: MVFFVTFIAISSLIGWGITIFAYHSNQKKQRLTALYKQKESKEHLQQYIYEVLLQMVETLPHNLILMNKEGALLYTNSHAKQSLDYDLHTLLRHPQFFLHRDRILIRKSSSFHITLTIGSIRHFHVTMQATTLAHYPDTLILIGITNQSHQHTLEQTQNDFIANASHELRTPLTALKGLMETILGPAKKDEQAKSAFLQVINEKIHYMINLTDNLLYLSQLQSSFTPVPKKPTHLTDITRKIVDDMRLSFPHINFELQHPAAFPPITANTTLIEQMIRNIMENAVRYAGKGQISQGHITLSLQEVREGKKQKWPDNHGMLLQIEDNGPGILPQHIPKLTERFYRADLHSPGSGIGLAIVQHIVNSHNGQIKIESQLNKGSRFSIWLPLER, from the coding sequence ATGGTGTTTTTCGTTACCTTCATTGCCATAAGCAGCCTAATAGGGTGGGGAATAACCATCTTTGCTTATCATTCAAACCAGAAAAAACAACGCCTGACCGCACTCTATAAACAAAAGGAAAGTAAGGAACATCTTCAACAATATATCTATGAAGTTCTTCTCCAAATGGTAGAAACCCTCCCACATAACCTAATCTTAATGAATAAAGAGGGGGCTCTCCTTTACACCAATTCTCACGCGAAGCAGTCACTCGATTATGACCTTCATACCCTTCTTCGCCATCCACAATTTTTTCTACACAGAGACCGAATTTTAATACGGAAATCCTCTTCTTTCCACATTACCCTTACCATCGGTTCAATACGTCATTTTCACGTAACCATGCAGGCAACTACCCTCGCCCATTACCCAGACACTCTCATTCTTATTGGCATTACAAACCAAAGCCATCAACATACTCTGGAGCAAACTCAAAATGACTTTATTGCCAATGCAAGCCACGAACTTCGTACCCCGCTAACAGCCCTTAAGGGACTTATGGAGACCATACTAGGCCCTGCCAAAAAAGATGAGCAGGCAAAATCGGCCTTCTTGCAGGTCATAAATGAAAAGATTCACTACATGATCAACCTTACCGATAATCTTTTGTACCTTTCCCAGCTTCAATCCAGCTTTACTCCAGTCCCTAAGAAGCCTACACACCTTACTGACATAACCCGTAAAATTGTTGACGATATGCGCCTTTCCTTTCCTCACATCAACTTTGAGCTCCAACACCCCGCCGCCTTTCCACCCATTACAGCCAACACAACGCTGATTGAGCAAATGATAAGAAATATTATGGAAAATGCCGTACGATATGCTGGAAAAGGGCAGATATCCCAAGGCCATATTACCCTCTCCTTACAGGAAGTAAGAGAAGGAAAAAAACAAAAATGGCCCGATAATCACGGAATGCTTTTACAAATTGAGGATAATGGTCCAGGGATACTACCGCAGCATATTCCCAAATTGACCGAACGATTTTACCGTGCCGATCTTCACTCACCCGGCAGTGGCATTGGACTTGCCATTGTACAACACATCGTCAACAGCCATAATGGGCAGATAAAAATAGAAAGCCAACTCAATAAGGGAAGCCGTTTTTCTATATGGCTTCCCCTTGAGAGATAA
- a CDS encoding gluconokinase, with the protein MSIMEHLTQEERLAYQQAVKKAILVIMGVSGCGKTTVAQGLQEALGWPYQEGDSLHPKANVDKMASGVPLTDEDRYPWLEKCHEWIQSIHAQHGAGILTCSALKRKYRDLLRGDMGNSVRFVYLNVPQAVLEDRMKKRVGHYMPPSLLPSQLATLEPPGQDENPIVVDVVQTPEETVRIVLDSLEKQL; encoded by the coding sequence ATGAGTATCATGGAGCATTTAACACAAGAAGAGCGTCTTGCTTATCAGCAAGCTGTGAAAAAAGCCATTCTTGTTATTATGGGGGTTTCAGGGTGTGGAAAAACAACCGTAGCTCAAGGTTTGCAAGAAGCATTGGGTTGGCCTTATCAGGAAGGGGATTCCCTGCATCCAAAAGCGAACGTCGATAAAATGGCTTCTGGAGTTCCTTTAACGGATGAAGATAGATATCCTTGGCTGGAAAAATGCCATGAGTGGATTCAAAGCATTCATGCTCAGCATGGCGCTGGCATTTTAACCTGTTCAGCCTTAAAGCGGAAATATCGTGACTTGTTGCGGGGCGATATGGGCAACAGTGTCCGTTTTGTCTATTTAAATGTGCCTCAAGCTGTTTTAGAGGATCGGATGAAGAAGAGAGTTGGCCATTACATGCCTCCTAGTTTGCTTCCCAGTCAGTTGGCTACCTTGGAACCCCCCGGGCAGGATGAAAATCCTATTGTGGTGGATGTTGTGCAGACGCCAGAGGAAACGGTGCGTATAGTGCTTGATTCTCTTGAAAAACAACTTTAG